The Ipomoea triloba cultivar NCNSP0323 chromosome 4, ASM357664v1 DNA segment AAGCATAAGTCTATACTGTTATTACTGAGTCATTAACACTTTATtttcgtatttttttttagtactaatgAGTCTctaattcaaatattcaatactCCATCACAACAGGAATCGATCATCTAACCTTCCATCAAAAAGAGGGACAGATGTGTCAACTGAACACATGGTGTTTGACTTTATTTTCGTAATTAgttgtgtttttgtgttaaaaattTGTCAATGGTACCAAAGTCGTATGTTATTATTGTCACGCCACATAGCTCATTCACAGGAACATTtgtattacccttgcaagggtaatagttATTACCAGGGCCCCCCTCTGGTATTAACCTATTCTGACCTCTCAAGAATaggtattttattataatttcttttttaccattttttaaacctaaaatttttTACACATTGAATTCATCATTCTTCTTTTtacgaatttttattttaattatataataactattgtGGCTGcagcatgcatatatatatatatatatatatatatatatatatatatatatatatatatatacactatattatttatataaaaaaaattgtaactaagagcaattaaggccCCTTAAATGATGGAGCTTTTGGCTCTTTTAAGGCATCATAatcattccttatggaatagcattcctattacctcaaaattcattccgcgaaccaaacgtgcaATAAAGGAAGAAAACGTTGACAGGCGCCATCTTAGGATTTGCCATAAACCTTCCCTAGTTGTGGCTCAAGTGCTCTCCGATTCATATGCGAATGTATCATTATCAGTCCACAAAGAAACATAATTGAATAAGCTTCATGACCAAAGTGTCGAAAGATAATCTGTggtttaaattaaagaaagagaCTACCAAGTGTTCAATTTTATCACAATATCATATGAAGCAATTAATTTGATTACAACATTTGTAAGAACTACTataccaaatatttattttggtttaAACATTCTAGATggtttatatgttttttttttttttacaattaattgaatttttgaGTAGTCTAtgctaaaaaatattatatatacatatataatgcgGATCGGACTTCTTGTGCTCACAATATAAGGCTTTTGTGAGTTTTATTAAAGCTTTTTAGTATAGGTGGgggagagaaggaaaaaaaattactccgttTTGCAAATGAGAGTTTTTTGTGAGACATACTGTCCTGTAAAAAAGTTGTGTTCATCACCTTAGGTGCGCAACGCACATCAGACGCACGTGCTAGCTGGGCacgtaaaattaatttttttttaattttaaaatttctctctctctcttttctcctaCCGCTAAGGACGCCTGTTTTTTGGTCAAATCATAATTTTCTCATGAAGGTACACTAGATCTTGGATTCTTGATAAGAAATTTTTAAGTTAAAtacattttcaactcaaattaaagagtCTACCAACCAATTCTGCAATTTTTTAGTTGTCAATTGATTAGTAGCTGGAGACTAGTATTCTTTTAATAATGGCCCTCTAAGCCCCACGATGTGGCTTAGTTGAGTACGATGATGCTTTGCTTGTTAGCATCAAAGTGGTGCTTCCTTCATGGGCCTGAGATTGCCCCCACCCCCAAGTTGGTATGCCACGCAAAGTGCATTTGCCTAAGAGCATTCATATCAGGAGATCATTCACGATTTttaagactaaaattgtcacATAGAGAAAAGAGAAcgtaatagagaaaataaaattgcttTAATTATTAGGGGTGTTTCGAACAATGTTTGCGTAGCAGAAAGATATATAACATGAAGGAGCTGTGCGCGTTGCGAAACGCGCACAGTGCACACGCGTCCGACACATCTgacaaatttgtttaaaaaattagatttgttttatttttttctttattttcattttttttctttaatcacacttacaaaaactcataaaaattttttaaaaaaaaaacttcataagGATAATGTAACACCAAACTCTCACTCTCACCTCCATTATTAAGATTCTTTGATTACTTACACTTACAAGTTGCACTGTGCAGTGAACTGCGAATCAAGAAAAGGCCACCCAACTTTGCTTCGGAAATTGAAATCCACACAAACATAAATTAAACCAAAATGCAAACAACTCAGAGCCTTCCTTCAACCTTGTCAggtttaagaaagaaaaatgaatgaGCCAAAAATACACAACTTGATTTTGGCCTAAACAGTCTGTATCTCAGTCATTTccagacagagagagagagagagagggagagagagagagagagagcagggGATTGCTTGTGGgggtggaggaggaggagggagAAGAGGGCCCCACACGGGTCCACTCCACGCAATATTCGTCTTCAGCCCCCAAGAGATTCTGTCCGTggctgaattttatttttttattattccacATTTTTGTCTGCACActtacatgattatatgtttaatatttGCCCAGTTGAGGTAAGGTTGGATTTGCTACCTAATCAAACTTGGAAAATCCCAACAACCTCAAATCCTCATCCTGCACTTCCATCATTTACCTAGTACACCTCCCTggtttttgtttctttccaATGATTTCCATATTGTCTTCAGAAAAATCACAATTGAAACAGGGCTGGGGGTGAGCAGAGAACTCACCCCTTAACATTTTTCACCTCTGGGGTTTCCACTTTCCCCTTTTTTGTTGATGGGTTCATCTAAAAATCCATTCtttaatgtgtgtgtgtaatttgAGTAGTGGTCAAGTTTTGTTCTTCAACATTGGAGGTCTTTCTGGGGTGTTGTTTGAAAGATCTTGGGGAGACCCACTGATTGTATTGTGTGGTTTAGTGGAACCAATTGGTGTTCGAAAGCTGGTGTTTTTTGACTCCTTTTTGAGGAGGTTGTAGGAATATTGTCTACCACTATCAATAGAAGTGTTCAATACTGTTGGTACATAGAAAAAAAGTTATGATGTTTGCTTAGTTATTGGCTAATTGGCTAATTGGCTTATTGCCATTGCTTGTTCTTCCAAGGTTGGTGGCCTAACTTTTATTTGATGCCTAACTTTAGTCTTGCCATTTTCAAATGTTTTTCTTCTTGATTACTTCCTTTACTTTCATCACCCTTTTGTACAAGTCTTTGGCTTTCAAGCTAGTTCCCACATGGGGTTCTGAATTTAGATTGATATCGTTCCGCCTTTGGAAAGATTTGTCTCTCCTAGCCTTGATTAGGAAGAATACACGGGTGTTAGATTTGATTCCTTTAAGAATGTTGCCGCTGAGGAGTAAACCTAGTGGCTGCTCTCACGTTGAGACGGTGTCCCAAATGTCAGTCCTAGATTTGCCTGATTTGGCGTTAGAGTGCATTCTTGAAAAGGTCCCTCCCGAGGGGCTTTGCCACCTGGCTAGCGTGTGTAGCTCGTTGAGGGAGAGATGCATGAGTGACCATCTATGGGAGAGGCACTTGAAGCAGAAATGGGGCGGGATTATCGGTCCTGCTGCCTACAGGGAATGGCAGTGGCATATTGCCTTGAGAAAGGATTCGAGATTGTTTAACCAAGCCAAGCAGAAAGGCTTGGTGAGTTATCTCTCCCGGTTGTGGCCTGTTTCTGTGATTGTCGGCCCGAATTTGGGCGCTGGTGACAAGGGGAATAATTTGCCCCCTATTGATTCCGTCATGTACTGGTATCTTGCTCTCGAATCTGGCAAGTTTTGGTTCCCCGCTCAAGTCTACAACCGAGAGGTATCAGTCCCATTCGttctttcaagatttttttCCTTCATCGAGTTATTCAGCTTTAATGATTTTCGTGATTTGTCATTGgttttaaatttttcatataagTTTATGGTGTCTGCTGCAGAATGGTCACGTTGGGTTTATGTTATCTTGCTATGATGCTGAACTTAGCTATGATCCCCGGACCGACACTTTCCATGCTAGGTAACGTATAAAACTAACCTTGAGTCTTGTTTCCCGGTGATTTCCATATATGGtgtatttgtttctttttaagCAATATGCAAGCATAACTTATCGTCGTTGTCATTCCTTTTACTGAATTTCTTAGCAATTGGAATCTTTGGTTCTCGAAGTATTATTTTGCGATGGGTGTCCTATAGAATGTCTGGTAGTGAATGAAAGACCATAGTAATAAACCGCAATTTCTGACCTGAATCCTACTATCAGCATAGGAATCCCAGAAGACCTACGGAAAGAGATGAACTGTAAAAATATATGTATCTTTCCATGCCCTTTTAGGTTCtttaacaataaaattattactGCCCTTTTGTGCAGTCACAAATTTGCAATCTTTATCGATACTCGTTACCTTGTCCAGTTATCTTTTATCTGAAAGCAAAGGTAGGAAATTGATGCCTAGAATGGAATAATGGATTatggagattaaaaaaaaatgttgtccTATAACTAGTTTTAGCATTGGGATATTAaagtcagttttttttttttttttttttactggcAGATATCCACCTCATGGTAGGATGGCAGTTGCAATCGAGACTGGCGTGACATGGGATAGACTAAGAGCTCCTCTCGTTGATACCCCTGCACACGATCTTCACATCTCGGATTGCTTGTATGATTTGCGCCCTGGAGATCATATTGAGATCCAATggagaagaaacaaaaaatttcCTTATGGTTTGTTCTTGATACTATACATTCCTAATATCTTTGAGCATAGAGTTTTACTTTCCCTCAACTTCTTTTTAAAGCAAAAAACATACTAAAATTTAGGTAAATTTTGCAATCATTTTGCCGGGGCATTACTTTTTCATGTTTTCTTCTCTTTCATCCTTATAATATGGGCTGGTAGTGAGCTGCCTTAAGATTCTTTGTTGTGGATGAAGTGTTACATAGAGGGtagactaagggtgtgtttggaaaccaggaaaatgttttctggaaaatgagtagactaagggtgtgtttggaaaccaggaaaaatgttttctgaaaaatgagtcatttttcagaaaacatttccCTTTTCAGTGTTAACCGGATGTTACTTCCAAATCTCTTAACCggattttttttggggggtgggGTGTTTGGCAGAGAAGGGGGGCGGCATATTTTCATTTCAGAAAACGTGTTGAAGTTTTTGAGCTGGTTTTAATTGACTGCTTTTAGGAGGCTAGTGCAATCTTTTCATTGTTAATAAGTTTGGAATATAGTCAAGAATGCTGAATATATAAGTTTATATCTATCTTGTTTTAAAAGTATGTTTTGCTGTGTGGGCACTTGTGATTGGATAGGTAAAATGTTACATCAGCTGCTGAATAATGGCACTTTCTTATTCTGGTTTTAGACGGATGTGAATCTATCAGTTATCTTGAAACACGACTTAACTCGATTTATTCTTTGGAGATATGATCAAATCTATATGTATTATCCACGggattttttcaaataattgattTGTAATGTGTGGAAAATCATGCAGGCTGGTGGTATGGTGTTGTTGGCCACTTGGAAACATGTGATGGGAATCAGAATTATTGTCGTTGTCACGAATGTGGTGAGTTCCCTACGTGAAATTTTCCAAACCACTCGATTCTTACTTGTCTGTGCATAGTTAGAAATCATCTTGTTTTTCTTCGTTTCGTTCCTAGCTAGGGGGAAGGGCGATTCTTTCCACCCTTCCCTCGCTCTATCTATCGGTCACCTaggagtatttattatttagccTTGCAGGGTGGTCCTTGTTGGGCCACCCGGGATTCCACGTGCCCCATGCTACTTGGATCAAAGCCTAATTCGGGTTTGAGGGAGAGGGTGAGGATTAGTGGCTGTGATTCtcacccatttcataagaaaaTGACTTGAGACTTATATGCAGTTAGTGCATAGGTGGAATCTGAAACTAGCATTCATTATCTCGAGTTTGAACTTTCTTCTGGTAGGCCCCTTCTTGGCTCCCATTATTCTAAGAGTGGGGCTTCTTAGCAGTTGGTCCCTAGACAAGTCTTTCTAGCTTGTCATATTTTCTTCCAACATCATAATAAGTGTTGTCTCAGTGGATCATTTCAGATTTTAAGGCCAATCAAACTGCAAGAAACATTGAATTCATTTTTTTGTGCCATGATTCATCAATCCTAGTCTGTTCTTAATTAAATATGATCACAAAGCTAATAAACAATTCTGGCCATCTCATATGCTGTGCAGATACTGTAGTGCTCGAGTTCAATCAGTATTCACCTGGTTCGCGGTGGAGAAGAACGAGTGTTAGAAGAAAAGACCATCGTGAGGAAGGAAACGAGACAGATGGGTTCTACGGAGGAATCCAGAAAGTTGAGAGCAGAGAAGTAATCTCTACGTGGAAGCGGCTATGGCCTGCTGAAGTCCTGGAATAGATTGCCAGAACAGGCACACTTGAAATAGCAGTTTTTAGgggaagaattgaagaaatccAATGAAGTCTACATTTTCATGAGGTTATTCTTTTTAGTGGTCAGTGGGTAAAACCGTAAAAACTGTTTACCTTTGTAGGGGGTGTTTGACACTGTAATTCTGTAAATTGCATCCTGTCCAGATCCAAATTCATGGACTGTAATTTCCACGGTGCACTGCATTTGTTCAGTTAATCTTATTGAACTAAAGCAATAGATTTTAAAATTGTTCTGAGCTTTACCACATATTCTTCTTCCTGGAATGCTGAAATGCATAAGAGGTGTGAAACATGTATTATGAAGCCAGTTAAAATCtgtccaaaaataaaaaggttaAATAAACTCCCAAACATTAATGAAAACAGCTATTTTGTTCAACTCAAGAAAACGTTTTAAAACAACTTGCAATATGTTTTTGTATACAACTAGAACACGATGATGATTGAAAATTTAACAACTTTGTTGGAAAGCGAAAGGCACCTGACTTCCTCGTTTGCTTGAGAATTCTTGTAGTCAGAGTCCAATTCTACTCCCTAATCTTTATCTCAAATATGAGCCCTTCAAGATTTTTTACCACAGATCGTGTCCCAGCTACTTCACTTATCTGCAAACCATGTCGAGTTGCTTCATTAATGACCATGGCATCCATTCTGCAGAGAAAATCAACATTCCGTGTAAGCAATACCAGAAAAACATTTATACTTTCTTTTTTGTcaataattttgaataattttaccACAGGGCTTTTCAGCAACTGGTTCagaagtaaaatttattttattaaattgcTCACTGTTGACTGTTTAGGTCATTACAATCTCTGCAAATTTTTGTCGACAGAAATCTGGCATTACTTCATCAAATACTGAAATAGTTCAAACTTGTGATTTTTCTGCTTTTCATATTTATAATGAAAGGATTAAGGTAGTCCCTATTTAAGTGTATAAGCACAGCTGTTTTCATAAATTCAAAAGTATAATTCAGAACAATATTTTAATCTGATGGACTATTTTCAGTGAAAATACCTAAAATGCAGAGATAAGCTAAATTTAAACAATGATAAAACTAGGATTACCTTGAATCTATATGCAATGATAACGAAGTTatttaatatggagtatataaaaaatgtttCTACCAAACCGAATAGCAATTCAGAACCATAATTAACCAAATTGCAGAGATGCACATACACTTTTGCTCGTGATACATATGCCAATATAAATTTGCATTTGTTTCCACCACGAACTTTGAGTAGCTGCTCCACAGTATCAAAGAGCAAAGGAACATTCGCCTGCTGAAAACTTGTATATTGTCAAGGATTATTGCAAACTGAAGATGCttatcatatttaaatataGTCAATGGCTAGATTTATTGTGTACTTAGATCACCCTTTCATGAAATGCCATGGTATGGTAAGATACTAAGATATTGATAGGGATGACATTATAATACACAACTATAGTCTATAAATGTTAAATGAAACCAAACTAACATGCTTAAAGAACCTATAAAGTATagagataaaattataatttggaTATAAATGTCAGCTCCAAGAACTAGATCAAATCCTTCAGGATGCCCTTGTAAGATATAACTGAGCTGATCAGTATTGCCCCATTCCAGCTTCTCAGCTTTTAAACCTAAAACAAATGACGGTAAAATGAAGGTACAAGTTCATCCCAAAATGCAATTGTACTTTGTAAAAGTTAGTTTACTAACCAGCATGAGGAATGGAAATATCAGAAGAAACATGATCGATGTTTTTCTTCAGGATCTGGAGTCGCTCCAAGGTTAGATGCTGAATAAACAAAGTGCATGAatataattgaaattcaaaCACTTGAACTTGCCTTGAGGACCTCAGCATTGTGGTCTGTCATCACAACTTCACGACAAAATTTGCTGCACAGTATTCCAGTTATACCTGCATCCAAGACTCGGCAATTTATCAACTTCgtattaaataaagaaaagagaaataattcTGAAAGGTATACTGTTATACAACTTCCATGTTCAGGTATGCATCAACAACTCAGCTTAACAGAACTGCATCAACACTACTGTTTAGTCCTCCAGCCTTGTTTCAATTCAAATGCTTAAAGTCTCAAACTATTGATGGAGAAAAGACATCTTTGAGATGCTATTCCCTTACAATTCCCTGGAACCTTAAGCATACTAAAGTGAAAGTAATTACCTTTCAACTAGTTCACGTAAGAACATGGGTGCCAAGTAAAGTTAATGAGCTCATACGAAACATGGATAAGGAAGAAAAGAGAGAACCATGTATTGATTGGATACACAGGAGGTGGGCGAATGAAGGAAGATGGATTTTTAACAGGACTACTATTTGTAAAACAAATTTCCACTTCTCCACttccaattcaaaaatttcaccaaactggtaataaattgattaaatgAACAAAAACTAGTTAAGTAACAGTACCAAACTATATCCATTCATCCATTTTCATCAGTGAAGCTCCAGCTATTTAAGGACTCATAACATTAGAAGAACAGAGATAATAATAAAGAACTCCTAAAAAGAAATAGGATTACTAACCAACGCCAGAGCCAAGCTCAATAACAGAACATCCTTGGAGGATGTCAGCATTCTTTGCAAGATAATCGTTCAAGAGTACTGCCCCAGGCCAAACCAACTGTCCCGTCAAATCAAAATCAGCTGCCATACCAATTGTTAGTTCTAAGTTGCCATAGACATGAATTTAGAAAACACACACTAGACACATGCAATGAAATAAATTTCCCAATTAAGCACACATAAGCATAGCACTAACTTTTTTATCAGGATGAACAAGAGAAatcaatacaaaataatatttccgTATGACTTAATTTTATAGTACACTACTAATACTGACAtcaatcttttattttgtaGGAGTCCTCTTCAATGGCACAAACACAAGTTCCTTGGAGTTCAGccaaacaattttaatatgctCAAAAACTTAACTCCTCAAGCTCATAATAGTGGAAAATGACCCCCAAAAAAGGCACCAGATTGATCAGAGCAGATAGCAATTAGTCTAATGGGAATATTTATATacagtaaataataaaaaaaaaaaaaagaagaagaaaggaaaaaaaaatgcttacTGGAAGCAGATTGTAGGCAGTAGAGCTGAAGAACTTGAGAGCCGAATGAGAACGTCGTGAGCTCGTAGCTGCACAAAAGCAACTCAATACGCAAATTTCACAAAGgaaatacacatacatatatgcatacaaaGAGAAAAGTTCATACTTGTCGTTCATGAAGAACGACTGGTCCAACCAGACgatgtcttcttcttcttcttcttctcctcttctCATGTTCAGACAAATCGTGTACTCGTGTAGTAGCAGCAGTGCTGACAATGAGAAATGACCTAAGACTTGAAGTGATGGTACCTTTCGCAGCAAGAGTAGTACCATGGACCTTCAATCATAATTCTAGGGCCCGAGCCCATGTATATGAATTTGGATATCTTCACAGCCCAGTTTCAGACCCGGAccacaaattataccatggataaGGGTCCACTGGACCACTTTGCATTCTGGACCCTTGCCTAAAATGAaggcaaattatgttatggaccCGAGCCACTTTACAATGTGAACTCACTcaagtctatgttcacaatttaaaaactctatatttacaattttaaatctcaatatacaaaattacattactcaatatttacaatttttgaactctatattcacaattttgttatatagattcaaaaattgtgttatactatttaatatagaattatgaaattgtgaatatagagtttttgtgaacatagagtctTGAAATAGAGTTCTAAagttatgaacatagagttctaaaattgtgaatattgataTGGGTCAacattgcaatgtggaccctggtccatgacaTAAAATTTTATCATGGACCGCGGTTCACCAAGCATTGTGGACCAAGTAacaaatgacgtcgttttgattaatgaaaagtgaaaatagaCGAATGAAACGACATTCGTTCGGCGCAACTGTAGTCCCccactacagtatcagttcaacacaaatgTAGTATCAGCCAACACAaatgcagtatcagttcaacacatttgcagtatcagttcaacataactgcagtatcagtcaacacaactgtagtatcaattcaacacaattgcaatatcagttcaacacaactgcagtgtcattttgagatgaactgtaatatCAGTCACGGAAATTTACTGAAACTGTTTCTCCCatttactgaaacgacgtcgttttgtgaccttggaccacaatgcattgtggaccgcggtccacggtATTAGGACtgaaaaattgacaatttatatgATGGAGCAATGTCCACATACATTATGAATCTCGGATCAAAATAACGAGATCTATAATTTATACtcataaggtacataatttcataaccaCAAATccacaaaacaaaacacatacacatattatatatttatttattttttaaatatgatttagttatataatttgtattcataagcatataatttcacaacacaaaatacagaaatttataacattcaaatacaaaattcatattttaaagatacaaaatattataatataagacataaaaattcacaacataaaatacatacacatgcaTCAAGATTTAAAGTGCATTGTGAAcactagtccatgatataaggATTGATTAATGTATTACCAAGAGTAATAAAAACATAATGACGGTGAAAGACaataggaaaaattgtaatttatgccccttcataatatgtcaattatcaatgtcactcctgaattattagtggtgtaaatgttacccctcaatttttaaaaacggtacacatattgcccctcccgtaccgtcaagaggggcaatatttacaccacgggagggacaatatatgtacaatttttaaaaattgaggggcaatatttacaacactaataattcaggaatgacattaataattggcatattatggagggacataaattacaatttttacaAGACAATATTTAAAGCATaatcaaaagtgaaataaaataattcgcCCTAAATACAAGTTGCCACAGTAACCATCTTCAGTTCTCCACTGCTCCACTGGTTCTGAACTAAACTTTCATATTTCTTCCataaaaagaagttaaaattcTGCAAATTCTACTGGAGAGTAACAATGGTGGCCGGGGGAGAGAAATGGTCAGTGGTGACGGGCGGTAGAGGCTTTGCGGCGCGCCACTTGGTGGAAATGCTAATTCGCTACAACATGTTCTCCGTTCGGGTCGCGGATTTAGGTCCTGAAATTAAGTTGGAGCCTCACGAAGAACACGGCACTCTCGGCCAAGCACTCCGATCTGGCCGCGCAGTCTATGTGTCCATGGATCTCCGGGACAAGTCCCAAGTACTCAAAGGTTTTCTACTTAATATCTTCTGTTCTTATCATTTTCAC contains these protein-coding regions:
- the LOC116015678 gene encoding F-box protein At2g32560-like, with protein sequence MFFFLITSFTFITLLYKSLAFKLVPTWGSEFRLISFRLWKDLSLLALIRKNTRVLDLIPLRMLPLRSKPSGCSHVETVSQMSVLDLPDLALECILEKVPPEGLCHLASVCSSLRERCMSDHLWERHLKQKWGGIIGPAAYREWQWHIALRKDSRLFNQAKQKGLVSYLSRLWPVSVIVGPNLGAGDKGNNLPPIDSVMYWYLALESGKFWFPAQVYNRENGHVGFMLSCYDAELSYDPRTDTFHARYPPHGRMAVAIETGVTWDRLRAPLVDTPAHDLHISDCLYDLRPGDHIEIQWRRNKKFPYGWWYGVVGHLETCDGNQNYCRCHECDTVVLEFNQYSPGSRWRRTSVRRKDHREEGNETDGFYGGIQKVESREVISTWKRLWPAEVLE
- the LOC116015679 gene encoding protein N-lysine methyltransferase METTL21A — encoded protein: MRRGEEEEEEDIVWLDQSFFMNDNYELTTFSFGSQVLQLYCLQSASTDFDLTGQLVWPGAVLLNDYLAKNADILQGCSVIELGSGVGITGILCSKFCREVVMTDHNAEVLKILKKNIDHVSSDISIPHAGLKAEKLEWGNTDQLSYILQGHPEGFDLVLGADICFQQANVPLLFDTVEQLLKVRGGNKCKFILAYVSRAKVMDAMVINEATRHGLQISEVAGTRSVVKNLEGLIFEIKIRE